The Niastella koreensis GR20-10 genome includes a window with the following:
- a CDS encoding YncE family protein, which produces MKKQSGLICVLILIAALSCKAQTATGIHLLTTFHLSGTGGWDYLSIQPGSEKLYVSHGTQVNIVNKTTGDSLGVIPGTTGVHGIAFVPNLNKGYTSNGRLNTLTVFDLQTAKVFGQLPVGQNPDAIMYDEFTKHLIVCNGRSNSVSIVDPENDRVVGTVDVGGKPEEAATDGAGMLFVNIENKSEIVVIELKSQRVLHRWPLSPGVAPTGLAIDKTTHRLFSTCSDSRQLMVLDASNGAIVSKIPIGAGCDGVAFDETSKYIYTSNGEGNITVVKEGEKDDYSKVATLPTKRGARTITLDAATHKLYLPTADFEAATQANGRPAVVPNTFQVLVVGSDK; this is translated from the coding sequence ATGAAAAAGCAATCGGGATTAATCTGTGTGCTGATACTAATTGCAGCACTTTCATGCAAAGCGCAAACGGCTACCGGCATACATTTATTAACAACCTTTCATTTGTCCGGGACCGGTGGCTGGGATTACCTGTCCATACAGCCAGGTTCTGAAAAACTATATGTCTCACATGGCACCCAGGTAAACATTGTTAACAAAACAACCGGCGATTCGCTGGGTGTTATTCCCGGCACCACCGGGGTGCATGGGATTGCATTTGTGCCCAACCTGAATAAAGGGTATACCAGCAATGGCCGGTTGAATACATTGACCGTTTTTGATCTGCAAACGGCCAAAGTATTTGGTCAGTTGCCTGTGGGGCAAAACCCGGATGCCATTATGTATGATGAATTTACAAAACACCTGATCGTATGCAATGGCCGTAGTAATAGTGTAAGTATTGTTGATCCGGAAAATGATAGGGTGGTGGGAACTGTTGATGTGGGTGGAAAACCGGAAGAGGCCGCGACGGATGGCGCGGGTATGTTGTTTGTTAACATAGAAAATAAAAGCGAAATTGTAGTGATAGAACTTAAAAGCCAGCGGGTACTGCATCGTTGGCCATTGAGTCCTGGCGTAGCGCCTACCGGTTTAGCCATCGACAAAACCACACACCGGTTGTTTTCTACCTGTAGCGACAGCAGGCAGTTAATGGTGCTGGATGCCAGTAATGGTGCTATTGTAAGCAAAATTCCAATTGGCGCAGGCTGCGATGGGGTAGCCTTTGATGAAACATCCAAATATATTTATACTTCCAACGGCGAAGGAAATATAACGGTAGTAAAGGAAGGAGAGAAAGATGATTATAGTAAAGTAGCTACCCTGCCTACTAAAAGGGGAGCCCGCACTATAACGCTTGATGCTGCCACGCATAAATTGTATTTGCCAACTGCTGATTTTGAAGCCGCCACCCAAGCAAATGGAAGGCCAGCTGTAGTGCCCAATACCTTCCAGGTATTGGTAGTTGGATCTGATAAATAA
- a CDS encoding efflux RND transporter permease subunit, which translates to MNNFFLTHKNPLTVLLVLILGGGIFVYTKLQTSLFPEITFPKIKVIADAGLQPVNKMMVTVTKPLEAAIKQVPDLQMIRSTTSRGSCEISAFMDWNANIDLSQQRIESRIAEIRNQLPPEVQISVARMNPSILPVMGYSLESNTKSPIELKLIANFTVKPFLSQVAGVSEIRITGGKSKEYWLQLNVQKMGTFSVTPEMVNTALGQTNFIKSNGYLSDYHFLYLTVTDATVQNKDELENIVIKNDGKRVVTIKDVADVQINEGVEYVKINANGRDGVLVAVIKQPNANLVTLSTAMEKKIAELKKILPPDVRIVPYYIQADFVNDSIKSVTDSLWIGLLLAIVVAIIFLRSLKASVTLLFTIPITLALTLIVLYAVGYTFNIMTLGAIAAAIGLIIDDAIVVVEQIHRTHEEHPDEPSNALVQKAIHYLFPAMLGSSISTIVIFIPFLLMSGVAGAYFSVMTNTMIITLVCSFFVTWIGLPVVYLLLTKDKPRQGQQAAAHNVRTQGWVAFFIKRPYISLAFVVALAVLIALLVPRLETGFLPEMDEGSIVLDYNSPPGTSLEETDRELHEVEKILKTIPEVQAYSRRTGTQMGFFITEPNRGDYLIQLKKSRKRTTEEVITDIRQHIESSQPALRVDFGQVIGDMLGDLMTSVQPIEIKIYGNDQKTLQQLSKQVAEVVTNVSGTADVFNGVVIAGPSVSVQPDYTKLAQFGVTPASLQYQLQTSLEGNISGNLFEQQQYVPIRLVYPGNRKMSVNDINDLKVFLPDGRLKPITALAKVTVNAGDAEIERENLQSMGVVTARLENRDLGSVMKDIQQKLSTDVHLPQSYSIQYGGAYADQQQSFKELLMILITASLLVFAVILFLYRDFSIALLILGIAVLGISGSYLALFLTGTPLNVGSYTGLIMITGIIGENSVFTFLQFRESLHEKGTDDAIIYSISTRLRPKLMTALGAIIALMPLALGIGTGAQLHQPLAIAVIGGFIMALPLLLIVLPTGIRMIYKNKTTTP; encoded by the coding sequence GTGAACAACTTCTTTCTCACACATAAGAACCCGCTTACTGTATTACTCGTCCTGATCCTGGGCGGCGGCATTTTTGTATATACGAAACTGCAAACCTCGCTTTTCCCGGAAATCACTTTCCCCAAGATAAAAGTAATTGCCGATGCCGGTTTACAGCCCGTTAATAAAATGATGGTCACTGTAACCAAACCATTGGAAGCGGCCATTAAACAGGTACCCGATCTGCAAATGATCCGGAGCACCACCAGCCGGGGTAGTTGTGAGATCTCGGCATTCATGGACTGGAATGCAAATATCGATCTGAGCCAGCAGCGTATTGAATCAAGAATTGCAGAGATCCGGAATCAGTTACCGCCCGAAGTGCAGATAAGTGTGGCCCGGATGAACCCATCCATTTTACCGGTAATGGGGTATTCGCTTGAAAGCAATACGAAGTCGCCCATAGAATTAAAACTGATTGCCAACTTCACGGTAAAGCCATTCCTGTCGCAGGTGGCAGGTGTATCGGAAATAAGAATAACCGGCGGGAAATCAAAAGAGTACTGGCTTCAATTGAACGTGCAAAAAATGGGCACCTTTTCAGTAACGCCCGAAATGGTGAATACGGCGTTGGGGCAAACCAACTTTATAAAATCAAACGGGTATTTGTCTGACTACCACTTTTTGTACCTCACCGTAACCGATGCCACCGTACAAAATAAAGATGAACTGGAGAATATTGTAATAAAGAACGATGGCAAGCGGGTGGTAACCATTAAAGATGTTGCCGATGTGCAGATAAACGAAGGCGTGGAGTATGTAAAGATCAATGCCAATGGCCGCGATGGCGTACTGGTGGCGGTGATAAAACAGCCCAATGCCAACCTGGTAACGCTGTCTACAGCCATGGAAAAAAAGATCGCTGAATTAAAAAAGATCCTGCCGCCCGATGTTCGCATTGTTCCCTATTACATCCAGGCCGATTTTGTAAATGACTCCATTAAAAGCGTAACCGATAGTTTGTGGATCGGATTGTTACTGGCTATTGTAGTAGCCATTATTTTTCTGCGTTCGTTAAAGGCAAGCGTTACGCTGTTGTTCACCATTCCCATTACGCTGGCGCTTACGCTGATTGTGCTGTATGCAGTGGGGTATACGTTTAATATCATGACGCTGGGCGCTATTGCCGCGGCCATCGGTTTAATCATTGACGATGCTATTGTAGTGGTGGAGCAGATTCACCGCACCCATGAGGAGCATCCGGACGAACCCAGTAATGCGCTGGTGCAAAAAGCCATCCATTACCTGTTCCCGGCCATGCTGGGCTCGTCCATAAGCACCATAGTAATATTCATTCCCTTTTTATTAATGAGCGGGGTGGCTGGCGCCTATTTCAGCGTTATGACCAATACCATGATCATAACCCTGGTGTGTTCCTTTTTTGTTACCTGGATTGGTTTACCGGTGGTTTACCTGTTGCTTACCAAAGACAAGCCGCGGCAGGGACAACAGGCGGCTGCCCATAATGTAAGAACACAGGGCTGGGTAGCTTTTTTTATAAAACGCCCGTATATCAGTTTGGCCTTTGTAGTGGCATTGGCGGTTTTGATTGCATTACTGGTGCCCCGTTTGGAAACCGGCTTTTTACCTGAAATGGATGAAGGAAGTATTGTATTGGATTATAACTCGCCGCCAGGCACATCCCTGGAGGAAACGGATCGCGAATTGCACGAGGTAGAAAAGATCCTGAAGACGATCCCGGAAGTACAGGCGTATTCAAGAAGAACGGGTACGCAAATGGGCTTTTTCATTACCGAACCTAACCGGGGAGATTACCTGATCCAGCTTAAAAAAAGCAGGAAGCGAACCACGGAAGAGGTGATCACAGATATTCGTCAACACATAGAGAGCTCGCAGCCTGCCTTACGGGTTGATTTCGGACAGGTGATCGGCGATATGCTGGGCGATCTGATGACCTCTGTTCAGCCAATAGAAATAAAGATCTATGGGAACGATCAAAAAACATTGCAGCAGTTAAGTAAACAGGTGGCGGAGGTAGTTACCAATGTTTCCGGTACCGCCGATGTATTCAATGGCGTAGTTATTGCCGGGCCCTCGGTAAGCGTGCAGCCCGATTATACAAAGCTGGCGCAGTTTGGCGTAACCCCGGCCAGTTTACAGTACCAGTTGCAAACGTCACTGGAAGGCAATATCTCAGGAAATTTATTTGAGCAGCAGCAATATGTTCCCATCCGGCTGGTGTATCCCGGCAACCGGAAAATGAGCGTAAACGACATCAACGACCTGAAAGTATTTTTGCCCGATGGCCGGTTAAAACCTATTACCGCGCTGGCTAAAGTAACCGTAAATGCCGGTGATGCCGAAATTGAACGGGAAAATTTGCAATCGATGGGCGTAGTAACTGCCCGCCTCGAAAACCGCGACCTGGGCAGTGTAATGAAAGATATACAGCAAAAACTATCCACTGATGTTCACTTGCCCCAATCATACAGCATTCAATATGGCGGCGCTTATGCCGATCAGCAGCAATCGTTCAAAGAACTGTTGATGATATTGATAACGGCCAGCCTGCTGGTGTTTGCGGTGATCCTGTTCCTGTACAGAGACTTTAGCATTGCTTTGCTTATTTTAGGAATTGCCGTGCTGGGTATTTCAGGCAGTTACCTGGCGCTGTTCCTTACCGGTACCCCATTAAACGTGGGCAGCTATACCGGCCTTATAATGATCACCGGTATCATTGGGGAGAACTCCGTATTTACCTTTTTGCAGTTCAGGGAATCGTTACACGAGAAAGGGACTGATGATGCCATTATCTATTCCATTTCAACCCGGCTGCGCCCTAAGTTAATGACCGCATTGGGCGCCATCATTGCCTTAATGCCATTGGCATTGGGTATTGGTACAGGCGCGCAACTGCACCAGCCACTGGCTATTGCCGTAATTGGCGGGTTTATAATGGCGTTGCCGTTGTTGCTGATCGTATTACCAACAGGGATCAGGATGATCTATAAAAATAAAACTACCACACCATAA
- a CDS encoding efflux RND transporter periplasmic adaptor subunit, which translates to MRSGTYILIMIVLVSCGHKAADESSDSPEVVTPVTITTVHTGLMADTITMNATSTFLQKSIVKASSNGYLTTVNAVVGRTAGNGEVLFVLKTKEAQSIGNTINSLDSTFKFSGLITIRAARTGHITEVNHQVGDYVQDGEQLAVINDVNSFVFVLNLPYELRPYVLGKKDVQLKLPDGQKLAGTITAVTATVDSATQTQNVYIKVPSNQLPVNLVAKVDIVKTAKNNAIFLPKQAVLANETQTGFWVMKVVNDSTAVKVPVTKGLETNGQVEIVSPTFTGNDQFVLTGNYGLTDTATITIVKQ; encoded by the coding sequence ATGAGATCAGGAACATATATATTAATAATGATCGTTTTGGTTTCCTGCGGGCATAAAGCCGCTGATGAGAGCAGCGATTCGCCCGAAGTGGTTACGCCCGTAACGATTACAACGGTGCATACGGGCCTTATGGCAGATACTATTACAATGAATGCCACCTCTACCTTTTTACAAAAAAGCATCGTGAAGGCAAGCTCTAACGGCTATCTTACTACGGTGAATGCGGTAGTGGGGCGAACGGCCGGGAATGGCGAAGTGTTGTTCGTGCTAAAAACAAAAGAGGCACAAAGTATAGGCAATACCATCAATTCGTTGGATTCTACTTTTAAATTCTCGGGTCTTATAACCATCAGGGCGGCCAGAACCGGTCATATTACCGAAGTTAACCACCAGGTGGGTGATTATGTACAGGATGGTGAACAGCTGGCGGTGATCAATGATGTGAACAGTTTTGTGTTTGTGCTGAACCTGCCGTATGAGCTACGGCCGTACGTGTTGGGTAAAAAAGATGTACAGTTAAAACTGCCCGATGGGCAAAAACTGGCAGGCACCATTACTGCCGTAACTGCCACTGTTGACTCGGCCACCCAAACCCAGAATGTTTATATAAAAGTGCCTTCCAATCAGTTGCCGGTAAACCTGGTGGCCAAAGTAGACATTGTAAAAACGGCCAAAAACAATGCGATCTTTTTACCCAAACAAGCAGTATTGGCGAATGAAACGCAAACGGGGTTCTGGGTAATGAAAGTAGTAAATGATTCTACAGCAGTGAAGGTGCCGGTAACAAAAGGACTGGAGACCAATGGACAGGTAGAAATTGTTTCGCCCACTTTTACGGGCAACGATCAGTTTGTACTAACCGGCAATTATGGGTTGACGGATACCGCCACCATTACAATTGTAAAGCAATAA
- a CDS encoding TolC family protein, translating to MNVAIGKYYRWKKLRLQTGMLLFFLMVMTGLRAQQNDLTYYLDNAVRNSPLIKDFQNQVLAFSIDSQLVRANLRPQVSANSNNMYAPIINGYGYDQAITNQAQVSGMVTVNKAFISRRNVNTQIAGFQIQSQSAANNIKLSEQDIKKSVTDQYLNTFGDYLQLQYNREINDLLSREDTLLKKLTQGNVFKQSDYLSFTVTRQQQLLTTSELEVQYASDYALLNYLAGIQDTTTPPQLEDPKLSLNTLPEYTTSAFYRQYILDSLKIRNDRALVDLNYRPKINSFADAGYNSSMTYMPYKNWGTSFGVSLTVPIYDGHQRKLQYQKLNLAEQTRQAQRDFFVNQRQQQLFQLMQQLRNTEKLINNINQQIRYTDTLIKVNEKLLATGDIRVTDFILALTNYFNARNLVTQNYINRLKIINQINYWNR from the coding sequence ATGAATGTTGCAATTGGTAAGTATTACCGTTGGAAGAAGCTTAGACTCCAGACAGGAATGCTGCTGTTTTTTTTGATGGTTATGACCGGGCTGCGGGCCCAACAAAATGACCTTACTTATTACCTGGACAATGCAGTCAGAAACAGTCCCCTCATCAAAGACTTTCAAAACCAGGTACTGGCGTTCTCCATTGACAGTCAACTGGTAAGGGCTAACCTAAGGCCCCAGGTAAGCGCTAATAGCAATAACATGTATGCGCCCATTATTAATGGCTATGGTTATGATCAGGCTATAACAAACCAGGCCCAGGTATCGGGTATGGTTACGGTAAATAAAGCGTTTATAAGCCGCAGGAATGTGAATACCCAGATCGCCGGTTTTCAGATCCAGTCACAATCGGCGGCCAACAATATAAAGTTGTCTGAACAGGATATTAAAAAGAGTGTTACCGATCAATACCTCAATACATTTGGTGACTACCTGCAACTGCAGTACAACCGCGAAATAAACGACCTGTTGTCCCGCGAAGATACCCTGCTGAAAAAGCTCACCCAGGGGAATGTATTTAAACAATCCGATTATCTCTCATTTACCGTAACGCGGCAGCAGCAATTACTTACTACGTCCGAACTGGAAGTGCAGTATGCCAGTGACTATGCGCTGTTGAATTACCTGGCAGGCATCCAGGATACCACAACACCCCCACAACTGGAAGACCCGAAACTATCGCTGAATACTTTACCGGAGTACACTACATCTGCTTTTTACCGGCAATACATCCTGGACAGTTTAAAAATCAGGAACGACCGGGCGCTGGTTGATCTGAATTACAGACCAAAGATCAATTCCTTTGCCGACGCAGGGTATAATTCATCCATGACCTATATGCCATACAAAAACTGGGGCACCAGTTTTGGCGTTTCGCTCACAGTACCTATTTACGATGGTCATCAACGAAAATTGCAATACCAGAAGTTAAACCTGGCCGAACAAACCCGGCAGGCACAACGGGATTTTTTTGTGAACCAGCGGCAACAACAGTTATTCCAGTTAATGCAGCAGCTGCGTAACACCGAAAAGCTTATCAATAATATCAACCAGCAAATACGCTATACCGATACCCTGATAAAAGTGAATGAAAAATTGTTGGCTACCGGCGATATAAGAGTAACCGATTTTATTCTGGCGCTTACCAATTATTTCAATGCGCGGAACCTGGTTACGCAGAATTACATCAACCGGCTGAAAATTATAAACCAAATTAATTACTGGAACAGATAA
- a CDS encoding TonB-dependent receptor domain-containing protein encodes MKAILICLFAWLSINLQAQSTAHAGENGKITGKVIDSLTKAPLEYATITVMDKSSGKILTGGASNDAGVFTITGIAAGEYTIIIESIGYQKITLSAVPVQKGKPVELKLIRLVKKDQDLSAVTVTAKAKLIENKIDKMIFNAEKDLTSAGGVATDLLKKVPQVSVDVDGNVQLAGNGSIRFLINGKPSTAFGSNVADVLQSIPASQIKSIEVITNPGARYDAQGMGGIINIILKTNTARGINGNMSLTAGTRAENGAVNFNARNKSFGINAFVSGNTRLPVSTPYTSERNSTDTVGKTNTLLQQDGNTKLKRYGLESGMGIDWAYKKYNSFSVNVNYDIFGTSTRGLINQVQENTTYNGGLLSNLATLNNTNSRNRSHNVDLSFNYKRTFAKEDQELEFAVNSSIGRTQGNAANEQFFMPQDSLYYGVMNSNPGKENQTQITLDYTQPLTEKIQLGTGIKTTILDISSNAVAWGYSPLAKDYVYADALSNNLQYHQKVYAGYAELSFPVGNLFEVKAGGRYERTEINSYYSNAQQQVKKPGYYTWVPSLFLSKKLGDEQVIKLSYSKRIERPDYGDLNPFINTSDPKNITAGNPYLLPELGQRVELSYSRNMGNVGSVILTGFYRHNRQDIQPYVKYYPSLIVGDSTYYNVSVSTRENIGTEDNTGLNVFSDVHLTSKLSLRTNLSFYHRKIFNAIDVGQSRTSFNYRTNLNVTYQFTNLMAGEFFGNFNSARNEVQGRYPSLTTYSFALRQFIWHKKGSLALTATNPFNEYVKQKLEINGPGFTTTTIRKIPFRSIGINFTWKFGKLEFRNEHKDEGGGDENL; translated from the coding sequence ATGAAAGCAATCCTTATCTGTTTGTTCGCATGGCTCTCGATAAATTTACAGGCGCAATCAACGGCCCATGCAGGGGAAAACGGGAAAATAACGGGGAAAGTAATTGACTCGCTGACAAAGGCTCCGCTGGAATATGCTACCATTACTGTAATGGATAAGTCATCCGGTAAAATATTAACGGGGGGCGCCAGTAACGATGCAGGCGTATTTACCATTACCGGGATAGCGGCAGGGGAGTATACCATAATTATAGAATCCATCGGGTATCAAAAAATAACCCTGTCGGCGGTGCCGGTGCAAAAAGGTAAGCCAGTGGAGTTGAAACTGATCAGGCTGGTGAAGAAGGACCAGGACCTGTCTGCCGTAACAGTAACCGCAAAAGCGAAACTGATTGAAAATAAGATCGACAAAATGATCTTCAACGCCGAAAAAGACCTTACCTCGGCAGGTGGCGTGGCTACCGATCTGTTGAAGAAAGTGCCGCAGGTGTCGGTTGATGTAGATGGCAATGTGCAACTGGCCGGTAATGGCAGTATTCGATTTTTGATAAATGGGAAACCTTCCACTGCTTTTGGCAGCAATGTGGCAGATGTGCTGCAATCCATTCCTGCCAGCCAGATCAAAAGCATAGAAGTGATTACCAATCCCGGTGCGCGCTACGATGCGCAGGGGATGGGCGGCATCATCAATATTATTTTAAAAACAAATACGGCAAGAGGTATAAACGGGAATATGTCGCTCACCGCAGGTACGCGGGCGGAGAATGGGGCGGTAAACTTCAATGCGCGCAATAAGAGTTTTGGCATCAATGCATTTGTAAGCGGCAACACAAGATTGCCTGTAAGCACGCCTTATACCAGTGAACGAAATTCAACCGATACCGTAGGTAAAACCAATACGCTGCTGCAGCAGGATGGTAATACAAAACTAAAACGGTACGGATTGGAATCAGGCATGGGTATAGACTGGGCGTACAAAAAGTATAATAGTTTTTCGGTCAATGTTAATTATGATATTTTTGGCACCAGCACCCGCGGACTTATTAACCAGGTACAGGAAAACACCACTTATAATGGCGGGTTACTAAGTAACCTGGCTACGCTTAATAATACCAACAGCCGCAACCGTTCTCATAACGTTGATCTTTCGTTCAATTATAAAAGAACATTTGCCAAAGAAGACCAGGAACTGGAATTTGCGGTGAACTCAAGTATTGGCCGTACGCAGGGTAATGCCGCTAATGAACAATTCTTTATGCCGCAGGATTCCCTGTATTACGGGGTAATGAACAGCAATCCCGGTAAAGAGAACCAAACCCAGATCACCCTGGACTATACGCAGCCATTGACAGAAAAAATACAATTGGGTACAGGTATTAAAACAACAATTCTCGACATCAGCAGTAATGCTGTAGCCTGGGGTTATAGTCCGTTGGCCAAAGATTATGTATACGCCGACGCGCTCTCCAACAACCTGCAATATCACCAAAAGGTGTATGCCGGCTATGCAGAGTTAAGTTTTCCGGTAGGGAATTTATTTGAGGTAAAAGCCGGCGGCCGGTATGAGCGTACGGAGATAAACTCGTATTATTCCAATGCGCAGCAGCAGGTAAAAAAGCCCGGTTATTATACCTGGGTGCCCTCTTTGTTTCTCTCAAAAAAGCTGGGGGATGAGCAGGTGATAAAACTGAGTTATTCAAAACGGATTGAAAGACCTGACTATGGCGATCTGAATCCTTTTATCAATACAAGCGATCCGAAAAATATTACCGCGGGCAATCCTTACCTGTTGCCCGAACTGGGTCAGCGCGTGGAGTTAAGTTATAGCCGTAATATGGGCAATGTGGGTTCGGTAATATTGACCGGTTTTTACCGCCACAACCGGCAGGATATTCAACCCTATGTAAAATATTATCCTTCATTGATTGTAGGCGATTCAACTTATTATAATGTATCGGTAAGTACCCGGGAGAACATCGGCACGGAAGACAATACCGGCCTGAATGTATTTTCAGATGTACACCTCACCAGCAAACTAAGCTTACGCACGAATTTATCTTTCTATCACCGGAAAATATTCAACGCCATCGATGTGGGGCAAAGCCGCACATCTTTCAACTACCGCACGAATTTGAATGTGACCTATCAGTTTACGAATCTGATGGCTGGTGAGTTCTTTGGTAATTTCAATTCAGCCCGTAACGAGGTGCAGGGCCGGTATCCCTCACTCACAACGTACAGCTTTGCTTTGCGCCAGTTTATCTGGCATAAAAAAGGCAGCCTGGCGTTAACGGCCACCAATCCTTTTAACGAATACGTAAAACAAAAGCTGGAGATTAACGGACCGGGTTTTACTACCACCACCATTCGTAAAATTCCTTTTCGTTCTATTGGCATCAATTTCACCTGGAAGTTTGGTAAGCTGGAGTTCAGGAACGAACACAAAGACGAGGGCGGCGGTGACGAGAACCTGTAA
- a CDS encoding phosphatase PAP2 family protein has translation MPRKIFLIISLIASGFVTFSQETTPPPVVDSIPRNYPAEIKPKPLITWRSVIIPATMITYGVVAIKCDAFQDWNESIKDEIWTKQPHQLIHIDNYLQWAPAASTFALGFAGVKGRHNFTDRALIFGMAELIQSSVVASVKKISGEMRPNGESNQSFPSGHTANAFTGAEFMRLEYKDVSPWYGVYGYVLAAGTGALRMYNNKHWLSDVVAAAGVGILSTDFTYFIYPKIKGLFTHKQNSNTIILPAYNNGALSLCLVKRL, from the coding sequence TTGCCCAGAAAAATATTCTTGATTATAAGCCTGATAGCGAGTGGTTTTGTGACATTTTCGCAGGAAACCACCCCCCCGCCTGTCGTCGATTCAATTCCCCGCAATTATCCGGCTGAAATAAAGCCTAAGCCCCTTATTACCTGGCGCTCGGTTATTATACCAGCCACCATGATCACGTACGGAGTAGTTGCCATAAAATGCGATGCGTTCCAGGACTGGAACGAATCGATCAAAGATGAGATCTGGACCAAACAACCTCATCAGTTGATCCATATTGACAATTATTTACAATGGGCCCCTGCTGCCAGTACTTTTGCCCTGGGTTTTGCCGGCGTAAAAGGCAGGCATAATTTCACCGACCGGGCGCTTATTTTCGGTATGGCCGAATTAATTCAAAGCTCGGTAGTAGCATCCGTAAAAAAAATCAGTGGCGAAATGCGTCCTAATGGCGAGAGCAACCAGAGTTTCCCTTCGGGGCATACGGCCAACGCCTTTACCGGTGCTGAATTTATGCGGCTGGAATATAAAGATGTATCGCCCTGGTATGGAGTGTATGGATATGTATTAGCGGCCGGTACCGGTGCGCTCAGAATGTACAATAATAAACACTGGCTGAGTGATGTAGTGGCTGCTGCCGGTGTAGGCATCTTATCTACAGACTTTACCTATTTTATTTATCCGAAAATAAAAGGTTTGTTCACGCATAAACAAAATTCCAATACCATTATTCTTCCGGCATATAATAACGGAGCATTGAGCCTTTGCCTCGTAAAAAGATTGTAA